A part of Cryptococcus gattii WM276 chromosome G, complete sequence genomic DNA contains:
- a CDS encoding Hypothetical protein (Similar to TIGR gene model, INSD accession AAW44783.1; CNG04230), giving the protein MDAETQLKQNPGYDPKHDSAGAKHPNLGQGHAGANPQTGEAFEYAPQGAHSRLDRKDERNHGDALADAKRVEKLEKQAEAEHEQALKKPTAVAEAHGNEPSRGARKDEELVEDDEEELRKKEQAKQQSKEAHKPKHP; this is encoded by the exons ATGGATGCCGAAACTCAGCTTAAGCAGAACCCCGGTTACGATCCCAAGCACGACTCAGCTGGTGCTAAGCATCCCAACCTTGGTCAAGGCCATGCTG GCGCCAACCCCCAAACTGGCGAGGCCTTTGAGTATGCTCCTCAAGGTGCCCACTCCCGACTCGACCGAAAAGACGAGCGAAACCACGGGGATGCTCTTGCAGATGCCAAGCGAGTTGAGAAGCTCGAAAAGCAAGCTGAGGCTGAGCACGAGCAGGCTCTTAAGAAGCCTACCGCTGTTGCTGAGGCCCATGGTAATGAGCCAAGCCGAGGGGCCaggaaggatgaagaacttgtcgaggatgatgaagaggagttgaggaagaaggagcagGCCAAGCAGCAGAGCAAGGAAGCTCATAAGCCTAAGCATCCTTAG